In Oncorhynchus nerka isolate Pitt River linkage group LG21, Oner_Uvic_2.0, whole genome shotgun sequence, the following are encoded in one genomic region:
- the LOC115104091 gene encoding ADP-ribosylation factor-like protein 5B, protein MGLLFTKLMTVFGDREHKVIIVGLDNAGKTTILYQFLTKEAVHTSPTIGSNVEEISVRKTRFLVWDVGGQESLRASWNSYYCNTEIVILVVDSTDRERLTLNKDELHRMLEHEDLQNAAILVLANKQDMKDSMTVAEISQCLTLSSITAHSWHVQACCALTGEGLPASLDWMRSRVLAS, encoded by the exons ATGGGACTACTTTTTACCAAGCTGATGACTGTCTTCGGAGACCGAG AGCACAAAGTGATCATAGTGGGCCTGGACAATGCTGGGAAGACCACTATCCTCTACCAATT CCTTACCAAAGAGGCGGTCCACACCTCCCCCACCATTGGCAGTAACGTAGAGGAGATCTCTGTACGCAAGACCCGCTTCCTGGTGTGGGACGTCGGAGGCCAGGAAAGCCTGAGAGCCAGCTGGAACTCCTACTACTGCAACACAGAG ATTGTTATTCTGGTTGTGGACAGCACAGACCGTGAGCGCCTAACTCTGAACAAAGATGAACTTCACCGCATGCTTGAACATGAG GACCTACAGAATGCTGCGATTCTAGTTCTGGCCAACAAGCAGGACATGAAGGACTCTATGACAGTGGCAGAGATCTCCCAGTGCCTCACCCTCAGCTCCATCACAGCCCACTCCTGGCATGTACAGGCCTGCTGTGCCCTCACAGGGGAGGG actacCTGCCAGTCTGGACTGGATGAGGTCTCGAGTCCTGGCCAGTTAG